In Priestia megaterium NBRC 15308 = ATCC 14581, the following proteins share a genomic window:
- a CDS encoding YggS family pyridoxal phosphate-dependent enzyme, with translation MTASVSENLEAVQQTIAEACKKVNRNREDVELIAVTKYVSTKRAAEAVDAGILHLGENRDEGLLEKYESIGEKATWHFIGSLQTRKVKNVIDKVDYIHSLDRLSLAKEIDKRAEHRIKCFVQVNVAEEQSKHGLAVEEVIPFIQSLEAFANIQVVGLMTMAPHTDEESTLRSCFQGLKKLQSRIQELNLPYAPCTELSMGMSNDYAIAIEEGATFIRLGTTLVGNER, from the coding sequence GTGACAGCTAGCGTAAGTGAAAATCTAGAAGCAGTTCAACAAACAATTGCTGAAGCGTGTAAAAAAGTTAATCGAAATCGAGAAGATGTAGAGCTGATTGCTGTAACAAAATACGTTTCCACAAAACGAGCAGCAGAAGCAGTGGATGCCGGCATTTTACATCTCGGAGAAAACAGGGATGAAGGTCTTCTAGAAAAGTATGAATCAATCGGTGAGAAAGCGACCTGGCATTTTATCGGAAGCTTACAAACAAGAAAAGTAAAAAATGTGATTGATAAAGTTGACTATATTCATTCACTAGACCGATTATCTTTAGCAAAAGAAATTGATAAACGTGCAGAACATCGTATAAAATGTTTTGTACAAGTTAATGTTGCCGAAGAACAATCAAAGCATGGCCTTGCTGTAGAAGAAGTAATTCCATTTATTCAATCTCTTGAAGCATTTGCAAATATCCAAGTGGTCGGATTGATGACCATGGCTCCTCACACAGATGAAGAGTCTACGCTTCGCAGCTGTTTTCAAGGTCTAAAAAAATTGCAGAGTCGTATACAAGAACTAAATTTGCCATATGCACCGTGTACAGAGCTATCAATGGGAATGTCAAACGATTATGCAATTGCAATTGAAGAAGGAGCAACATTCATTCGACTAGGAACCACGTTAGTTGGGAATGAACGTTAA
- the pgeF gene encoding peptidoglycan editing factor PgeF, translating into MNPEPLKKSHHESFMWLSPWVEKNDILVAGFTTKNGGVSKPPFASFNLGLHVNDNVEDVITNRKILAAELDMSFESFVCAEQVHEATVQKVTKADCAKGLYKYEEGIKATDGIYTNESDILLALCYADCVPLYFYAPDHHLVGLAHAGWKGTVKDIAGNMIRRWVEQENVPVEDIYVAIGPSIEDCCYVVDNRVITQVNEVVGQNGYQEVSPGQYALNLKKVNKLLIQNAGVLPERILTSSYCTSCEDDLFFSHRRDQGKTGRMFNFIGFKEE; encoded by the coding sequence ATGAATCCTGAGCCATTAAAAAAAAGCCATCACGAGTCGTTTATGTGGCTGAGCCCTTGGGTAGAAAAGAATGATATACTTGTTGCTGGTTTTACCACAAAAAATGGTGGCGTGAGTAAACCTCCATTTGCTTCTTTTAACCTAGGGCTTCACGTAAACGATAACGTAGAAGATGTTATTACAAATAGAAAAATTTTAGCAGCCGAACTAGACATGTCTTTTGAAAGCTTTGTATGTGCTGAACAAGTACATGAAGCAACTGTTCAAAAAGTAACAAAAGCCGACTGTGCAAAAGGACTCTACAAGTATGAAGAGGGCATAAAAGCAACGGATGGCATTTATACAAATGAATCTGATATTTTGTTAGCTTTATGTTATGCAGATTGTGTTCCGCTTTACTTCTATGCGCCTGATCACCATTTAGTAGGTCTAGCTCATGCTGGGTGGAAAGGAACAGTGAAAGATATTGCAGGAAATATGATTCGACGTTGGGTAGAGCAAGAAAATGTCCCGGTTGAAGATATTTACGTGGCGATTGGCCCTTCGATTGAAGATTGCTGTTATGTCGTCGATAACCGCGTCATTACACAAGTAAACGAAGTAGTTGGCCAAAATGGATATCAAGAAGTAAGTCCTGGACAATACGCGCTTAATTTAAAAAAAGTCAATAAGCTCCTGATTCAAAACGCAGGCGTATTGCCGGAACGAATTTTAACATCGTCGTATTGTACAAGCTGTGAAGATGACCTGTTCTTCTCACATCGCCGCGACCAAGGGAAAACAGGACGCATGTTTAACTTCATAGGCTTTAAGGAGGAGTAA
- a CDS encoding YlmC/YmxH family sporulation protein: MLKISEFQLKDVVNVADGKKLGNVGDIDIDLTTGKIQAVIIGGSRVLGFFGKDDEIVIPWKNIVKIGSDVILVRYKDAFQPEEN; the protein is encoded by the coding sequence ATGTTAAAGATTTCAGAATTCCAGCTGAAAGATGTAGTGAATGTAGCTGATGGCAAAAAACTTGGAAATGTAGGGGATATTGATATTGACTTAACAACGGGAAAAATACAGGCCGTCATTATCGGAGGCTCTCGTGTATTGGGCTTCTTTGGAAAAGATGATGAAATTGTGATTCCATGGAAAAATATTGTGAAAATTGGTTCTGATGTCATTTTAGTACGTTATAAAGACGCATTTCAGCCTGAAGAGAATTAG
- the sigG gene encoding RNA polymerase sporulation sigma factor SigG, whose protein sequence is MTRNKVEICGVDTSKLPVLKNEEMRKLFKQMQAGDGTAREKLVSGNLRLVLSVIQRFNNRGEFVDDLFQVGCIGLMKSIDNFDLSQNVKFSTYAVPMIIGEIRRYLRDNNPIRVSRSLRDIAYKALQVRERLMSETSKEPTAEEISKVLEVPHEEIVFALDAIQDPVSLFEPIYNDGGDPIYVMDQLSDERNRDSTWIEEIALQEGMRRLNEREKLILRKRFFQGKTQMEVAEEIGISQAQVSRLEKAAIKQMNKNIQS, encoded by the coding sequence TTGACAAGAAATAAAGTAGAAATTTGTGGAGTAGATACTTCGAAACTTCCCGTATTAAAAAATGAAGAAATGCGAAAGTTGTTTAAACAAATGCAGGCTGGAGATGGAACAGCAAGAGAAAAGCTAGTAAGCGGAAATTTACGTCTCGTACTCAGCGTGATCCAACGTTTTAACAATCGTGGAGAATTTGTTGATGACTTATTTCAGGTTGGATGTATTGGATTAATGAAATCCATTGACAATTTTGATTTAAGTCAAAACGTGAAGTTTTCTACATATGCTGTCCCAATGATTATAGGGGAAATTCGCCGCTATTTACGTGACAATAATCCAATCCGTGTTTCTCGTTCCCTTCGTGATATTGCTTATAAAGCTCTTCAAGTTCGTGAAAGGCTTATGAGTGAAACATCCAAGGAACCTACAGCTGAGGAAATTTCAAAAGTCCTAGAAGTGCCGCATGAAGAAATTGTGTTTGCTTTAGATGCTATCCAAGATCCGGTTTCTCTATTTGAACCTATTTACAATGATGGTGGAGACCCAATCTATGTCATGGATCAGCTAAGCGATGAACGCAATCGTGATTCAACTTGGATTGAAGAAATTGCTTTGCAAGAAGGTATGAGAAGATTGAACGAGCGAGAAAAACTAATTTTACGAAAGCGCTTTTTCCAAGGTAAAACACAGATGGAAGTTGCTGAAGAAATTGGTATTTCTCAAGCGCAGGTTTCTCGTTTAGAAAAAGCTGCTATTAAACAGATGAATAAAAATATTCAAAGTTAA
- the sigE gene encoding RNA polymerase sporulation sigma factor SigE — MATYRIRFQLWWYKLLIKLKLKTDEVYYIGGSEALPPPLTKDEEEVLLKKLPSGDEAARSLLIERNLRLVVYIARKFENTGINIEDLISIGTIGLIKAVNTFNPEKKIKLATYASRCIENEILMYLRRNNKIRSEVSFDEPLNIDWDGNELLLSDVMGTEEDIITKDLEANVDRKLLLKALHQLNDREKQIMELRFGLAGGEEKTQKDVADMLGISQSYISRLEKRIIKRLRKEFNKMV; from the coding sequence ATGGCTACATATCGAATTCGATTTCAATTATGGTGGTACAAATTGTTAATTAAACTTAAGCTAAAAACAGATGAAGTGTACTATATAGGAGGAAGTGAAGCTCTTCCACCCCCTTTAACAAAAGATGAAGAAGAAGTGCTCTTAAAAAAACTTCCATCAGGAGATGAAGCAGCACGTTCGCTGTTGATTGAGCGTAATTTGCGACTTGTTGTTTATATTGCCCGCAAGTTTGAAAATACGGGAATCAATATTGAGGATTTAATTAGCATTGGCACCATCGGTTTAATTAAAGCAGTAAACACGTTTAATCCTGAAAAGAAAATTAAGCTAGCGACGTACGCCTCTCGCTGTATTGAAAATGAAATTTTAATGTATTTGCGCCGCAACAACAAAATTCGATCTGAAGTTTCATTTGATGAGCCGTTAAATATTGATTGGGATGGAAACGAACTGCTATTATCTGACGTGATGGGAACCGAAGAAGATATCATCACAAAAGACCTAGAAGCGAATGTGGATCGAAAACTTTTGTTGAAAGCACTGCACCAATTAAATGATCGTGAAAAGCAAATTATGGAGCTGCGCTTTGGGCTAGCCGGCGGAGAAGAAAAAACGCAAAAAGATGTAGCTGATATGCTAGGCATTTCTCAGTCTTATATTTCAAGGCTTGAAAAACGAATTATTAAACGGCTGCGAAAAGAATTTAATAAAATGGTTTAA
- the spoIIGA gene encoding sigma-E processing peptidase SpoIIGA: MPIYLDLIWMLNFGLDTILLMLCAVVLKRNYKWWRLLLGGFIGSLIVLLMFTPFSHLMVHPAIKILFSFFMVLMTFGYKRLRFFFENLLTFYFATFVVGGGLMGVHFLFQDQFLVLNQMVDTKSPQFGDPISWIFVLIGFPLLSYFSKARVDDLRMKNITFDQLVDVEVILNEQTLSMKGLIDSGNQLVDPLTKTPVMIVTADSLKEILPEGLMELSKNVQSFSHSEDIDQEWYSKVRFVPYRSVGQANQLLLALKPDMVRLVHQSNTIEVTKVLVGISHTTLSVEKQYECIVHPKLIVIGEVSSAS, translated from the coding sequence TTGCCAATCTATTTAGATTTAATATGGATGCTGAATTTTGGATTAGATACGATTTTACTAATGTTATGTGCAGTTGTACTTAAACGGAATTACAAGTGGTGGAGGCTTTTGCTTGGCGGCTTTATCGGTTCATTGATTGTCCTTCTTATGTTTACGCCTTTTTCTCATCTTATGGTTCACCCTGCTATTAAAATTTTATTCTCTTTTTTTATGGTATTGATGACGTTTGGTTATAAACGACTGCGCTTTTTCTTTGAGAATTTATTAACGTTTTATTTTGCAACCTTTGTTGTTGGTGGAGGATTAATGGGCGTTCACTTTTTATTTCAAGATCAGTTCCTTGTTCTTAATCAAATGGTTGATACGAAATCTCCACAGTTTGGTGATCCTATTAGCTGGATATTTGTTCTTATCGGTTTTCCGCTATTATCTTATTTTTCAAAAGCACGAGTTGATGATTTGCGAATGAAAAATATTACATTTGATCAGCTGGTAGATGTGGAAGTTATTTTAAACGAACAGACGCTGTCGATGAAAGGACTTATTGATAGTGGAAACCAGCTTGTAGATCCGCTGACGAAAACCCCGGTTATGATTGTTACAGCAGATTCTTTAAAGGAAATATTGCCTGAAGGCTTAATGGAATTAAGCAAAAATGTCCAATCCTTTTCACACAGCGAAGATATTGATCAAGAGTGGTATTCAAAAGTCCGCTTTGTCCCTTATCGAAGCGTAGGCCAAGCCAACCAGTTGCTGCTTGCTCTAAAGCCAGATATGGTAAGGCTGGTGCATCAGTCCAACACGATTGAAGTCACTAAAGTATTAGTAGGTATTAGTCATACAACGCTTTCAGTGGAGAAGCAATATGAGTGTATTGTTCATCCGAAGCTTATTGTTATTGGAGAAGTAAGTTCCGCATCGTAA
- the ftsZ gene encoding cell division protein FtsZ, whose protein sequence is MLEFDTSVDQLATIKVIGVGGGGNNAVNRMIEHGVQGVEFIAVNTDAQALNLSKAETKMQIGAKLTRGLGAGANPEVGKKAAEESKEQIQEALKGADMVFVTAGMGGGTGTGAAPVIAQIARELGALTVGVVTRPFTFEGRKRSTQAAGGIASMKEAVDTLIVIPNDRLLEIVDKNTPMLEAFREADNVLRQGVQGISDLIAVPGLINLDFADVKTIMSNKGSALMGIGIATGENRAAEAAKKAISSPLLETSIDGAQGVLMNITGGTNLSLYEVQEAADIVASASDQEVNMIFGSVINENLKDEIVVTVIATGFSDQDLSQPKPGRPSLSANRMQQSTQQPAPQPKREVKREEPVQQEYTRPSQPQSEDALDIPTFLRNRNRRR, encoded by the coding sequence ATGTTGGAGTTTGATACAAGTGTAGACCAATTAGCGACGATTAAAGTAATCGGTGTCGGAGGCGGCGGTAACAACGCGGTTAACCGAATGATTGAACATGGCGTCCAAGGTGTAGAATTTATTGCAGTTAATACAGATGCACAAGCATTAAATTTATCAAAAGCCGAAACAAAAATGCAAATCGGCGCTAAATTAACAAGAGGATTAGGTGCGGGTGCTAATCCAGAAGTTGGTAAAAAAGCAGCTGAAGAAAGTAAGGAACAAATCCAAGAAGCCCTAAAAGGTGCAGATATGGTTTTCGTAACAGCTGGTATGGGTGGAGGAACTGGAACTGGTGCAGCTCCAGTCATTGCCCAAATTGCTCGTGAGCTAGGAGCACTAACGGTAGGTGTTGTTACTCGTCCGTTTACGTTCGAAGGTCGTAAGCGTTCTACTCAAGCGGCAGGCGGCATTGCGTCAATGAAAGAAGCAGTGGACACGCTGATTGTTATTCCAAATGATCGCTTATTGGAAATCGTTGATAAAAACACGCCAATGCTAGAAGCGTTCCGTGAAGCGGATAACGTATTGCGACAAGGTGTGCAAGGTATTTCAGATTTAATCGCAGTTCCTGGATTAATTAACTTAGACTTCGCTGACGTGAAAACAATTATGTCTAACAAAGGATCTGCCCTTATGGGTATCGGTATTGCAACTGGTGAAAACCGCGCTGCTGAAGCGGCTAAAAAAGCTATTTCAAGTCCACTTCTTGAAACATCTATCGATGGAGCTCAGGGTGTATTAATGAACATCACAGGCGGTACAAACCTAAGTCTTTACGAAGTACAAGAAGCTGCAGATATCGTTGCTTCGGCTTCTGACCAAGAAGTGAACATGATCTTTGGATCTGTTATTAACGAAAACCTAAAAGACGAGATTGTTGTTACAGTTATTGCAACTGGCTTTAGTGACCAAGATTTATCACAGCCAAAACCAGGTCGTCCTTCGTTATCGGCGAATCGCATGCAGCAATCGACACAGCAGCCGGCTCCACAGCCGAAGCGTGAAGTAAAGCGTGAAGAACCTGTACAGCAAGAATATACGCGTCCATCTCAGCCACAGTCTGAAGATGCGCTAGATATTCCAACATTCTTACGAAACCGTAATCGTAGACGCTAA
- the ftsA gene encoding cell division protein FtsA, producing the protein MNSNEIYVSLDIGTSSVKVIIGEMSNDSLNIIGVGNVKSHGLKKGSIVDIDATVQSIRKAVEQAERMVGITIKKVVVGISGNHVFLQDCHGVVAVSSENREITNEDIHRVIDAAQVMSIPPDREIIDVIPKQFIVDGLEGINDPRGMIGVRLEMEGTIITGSRTVLHNLLRCVERAGLEISDICLQPLAAGSIALSRDEKNLGVALVDIGGGSTTVAIFDQGHLKVTNVLAVGGEHITKDLSIGLRTSTEDAENIKIKHGHAFYDHASEEEVFSVPIIGSDQHQQFNQLEISDIIEARLEEILDMITQEVNRLGYKDIPGGFVLTGGVVAMPGILELAQVILKNNVRIAVPDYIGVREPHYTTGVGLIKFAYKNAKIQGREIGAPVVEEEPIEQEMIKPSPKPQQPQQSAEQPKRKNDQNLMKKFFGYFFD; encoded by the coding sequence ATGAACAGCAATGAAATATACGTTAGTTTAGACATCGGTACATCCAGTGTGAAAGTAATCATCGGAGAGATGAGTAACGATTCATTGAATATCATTGGTGTAGGGAATGTTAAATCACACGGACTAAAAAAAGGTTCTATCGTTGATATAGATGCAACAGTTCAATCTATTAGAAAAGCAGTAGAACAAGCTGAACGAATGGTAGGCATTACAATTAAAAAGGTTGTAGTGGGCATAAGCGGAAATCATGTATTTTTACAGGATTGTCACGGAGTAGTAGCCGTGTCAAGCGAGAATCGTGAAATTACAAACGAAGATATTCATCGAGTAATTGATGCTGCTCAAGTCATGTCTATCCCGCCAGATCGTGAAATCATTGATGTTATTCCAAAGCAATTTATTGTAGATGGCTTAGAAGGTATTAATGATCCTAGAGGTATGATTGGGGTACGTTTAGAAATGGAAGGCACGATCATAACAGGATCTAGAACGGTTTTACATAACTTATTACGCTGTGTAGAAAGAGCTGGTTTAGAAATCAGTGATATTTGTTTACAGCCTCTAGCCGCTGGTTCAATTGCATTATCTCGTGATGAAAAAAACTTAGGTGTCGCACTGGTAGATATCGGTGGAGGTTCAACAACGGTTGCGATCTTTGACCAAGGACATTTGAAAGTAACAAATGTACTAGCTGTTGGCGGAGAGCACATTACCAAGGATTTATCGATTGGCCTTCGCACATCGACTGAAGATGCGGAAAATATTAAGATAAAGCATGGACATGCTTTCTACGATCATGCTTCTGAAGAAGAAGTATTTAGTGTACCGATCATTGGAAGCGATCAGCATCAGCAGTTTAATCAGCTCGAAATCTCTGATATTATTGAAGCTAGACTAGAAGAGATTTTAGATATGATTACGCAAGAGGTAAATCGCCTAGGATACAAAGATATTCCAGGAGGATTTGTTTTAACAGGCGGAGTAGTAGCGATGCCTGGTATTCTTGAGCTAGCTCAAGTGATTTTAAAGAATAACGTGCGCATAGCAGTGCCTGATTATATTGGAGTACGTGAGCCGCATTATACAACAGGCGTAGGATTAATAAAATTTGCATACAAAAATGCTAAAATACAAGGCCGGGAAATTGGAGCGCCAGTTGTGGAAGAAGAGCCGATTGAGCAAGAAATGATCAAACCTAGCCCGAAACCACAGCAGCCGCAACAATCAGCTGAGCAGCCGAAAAGGAAAAATGACCAAAATTTAATGAAGAAGTTTTTTGGATACTTCTTTGATTAA
- a CDS encoding cell division protein FtsQ/DivIB, translated as MEKGKLIVLEDRVPKLQEQRKQKANRRLILYLSLFFILILFIVYSQSSLSNVSNIEVQGNKHVSDKDIVKASGLSKKTSYWKADADQIQEKVEKNPEVKEAVIHKTFPNKVVIDVKEYARIAYVTSGNKYFPVNENGKVLKEVSAKKVSSDAPLLIDWKDGDAIQSMVQELAKTPKSIKGAISEIYYAPTKSEPLHIEVFMNDTREVSGKISNFSDKIVHYPAIASKLSDDQKGIIDLEEGYAFKPYKKSKQ; from the coding sequence ATGGAAAAAGGTAAGTTAATTGTTTTAGAAGATCGGGTACCGAAGCTGCAAGAACAGCGAAAGCAAAAAGCAAATAGACGGCTGATTTTGTATTTATCACTCTTTTTCATCCTTATTTTATTTATTGTATATTCTCAATCTTCTCTGAGTAATGTTTCTAACATTGAAGTACAAGGGAATAAACATGTAAGTGATAAGGATATTGTCAAAGCGAGTGGTCTGTCCAAAAAAACCAGCTACTGGAAAGCTGATGCTGATCAAATTCAAGAAAAAGTCGAAAAAAACCCTGAGGTAAAGGAAGCTGTCATTCACAAAACATTTCCTAATAAGGTCGTAATCGACGTAAAAGAGTACGCAAGAATTGCATATGTAACCTCGGGGAATAAATATTTCCCTGTGAATGAAAATGGGAAAGTTCTAAAAGAAGTAAGTGCTAAGAAAGTGTCATCCGACGCTCCGCTGCTAATTGACTGGAAAGACGGAGACGCTATACAAAGCATGGTTCAAGAATTAGCTAAAACGCCTAAGAGCATAAAAGGGGCTATTTCTGAGATTTACTACGCGCCGACAAAATCAGAACCTCTTCACATCGAGGTGTTTATGAATGATACGCGTGAAGTAAGCGGGAAAATTAGCAACTTCTCTGATAAAATTGTTCATTACCCGGCTATTGCAAGTAAATTGAGTGATGATCAAAAAGGTATTATTGATTTAGAAGAAGGATATGCATTTAAACCTTATAAAAAGAGCAAGCAGTAA
- the murB gene encoding UDP-N-acetylmuramate dehydrogenase, which translates to MEALVKELVEANIGKVRENEPLAKHTTMKIGGPADVLVEPDSVDHLKVTMDIIKKHGVKWRAIGRGSNLLVSDKGIEGVVIKLGAGLDDLTVDGETVTVGGGYPSIKLATVITKQGLSGLEFSSGIPGSVGGAVYMNAGAHGSDMSHVVEKALILFEDGTLEWLTNEELQFSYRHSILQKDRPGVCVEAVLRLKKGTKDDIVAVMQKNKDYRRETQPWNFPCAGSIFRNPLPNYAGDLIEKSNLKGFSVGGAQISEQHANFIVNTGDATASDVLNLIAHVKKTIKEKFDIDIHTEVEIIGR; encoded by the coding sequence ATGGAAGCGTTAGTAAAAGAGTTAGTCGAAGCGAATATTGGAAAGGTTCGTGAAAATGAACCGCTAGCAAAACATACAACAATGAAAATTGGTGGTCCAGCAGATGTGCTTGTAGAACCTGATTCTGTTGATCACTTAAAAGTTACAATGGATATTATTAAAAAACACGGCGTGAAATGGAGAGCGATTGGTCGAGGATCTAATCTTCTTGTTTCTGATAAGGGAATTGAAGGTGTGGTCATTAAGCTCGGAGCCGGATTAGATGATTTAACAGTAGATGGAGAGACGGTTACTGTAGGTGGGGGATACCCTAGCATCAAGCTTGCAACAGTTATTACAAAACAAGGTCTGTCTGGGCTGGAGTTTTCAAGTGGAATTCCTGGATCTGTGGGAGGCGCTGTTTATATGAATGCAGGTGCCCATGGTTCTGATATGTCTCATGTAGTCGAAAAAGCGCTTATTTTATTTGAAGATGGCACTCTTGAGTGGCTGACAAATGAAGAGCTTCAATTTTCGTATCGTCATTCAATTCTACAAAAAGACCGTCCTGGAGTATGTGTAGAAGCCGTGCTGCGTTTGAAAAAGGGAACGAAAGATGATATTGTGGCGGTCATGCAGAAAAATAAAGACTATCGCCGCGAAACACAGCCTTGGAATTTCCCTTGTGCAGGCAGTATTTTTAGAAATCCGCTTCCAAATTATGCAGGAGACTTAATTGAAAAGTCCAACTTAAAAGGTTTTTCAGTAGGCGGGGCGCAAATTAGTGAACAGCATGCGAACTTCATTGTCAACACAGGAGATGCAACGGCTTCAGATGTGCTGAATTTAATTGCTCATGTTAAGAAAACAATTAAAGAGAAATTCGATATTGATATTCATACAGAAGTTGAGATTATCGGTCGCTAA
- the spoVE gene encoding stage V sporulation protein E produces the protein MSTKRSTPDFFLIIVTLSLLTIGLIMVYSASAVWATYKFNDSFFFAKRQLLFAGLGVCAMFVIMNIDYWMWRTWAKPIVIICFVMLVLVLIPGVGLVRNGSQSWIGVGAFSIQPSEFMKFAMIIFLAKYLSENQKKITSFRKGMLPALLLVFLPFGIIMMQPDLGTGTVLVGTCLVMIFVSGAKVSHFAGLGLLGVAGFVGLVLSAPYRIKRITSFLNPWEDPLGSGFQIIQSLYAIGPGGLLGLGLGQSRQKFFYLPEPQTDFIFAILAEELGFIGGTLVLLLFSLLLWRGIKVALGAPDLYGTFLALGIISMVAIQVMINIGVVTGLMPVTGITLPFLSYGGSSLTLMLAAVGVLLNVSRYSRY, from the coding sequence GTGTCGACAAAAAGGTCTACCCCAGATTTTTTTCTCATAATCGTTACGCTTTCCTTGCTAACCATCGGCCTTATCATGGTATACAGCGCAAGTGCGGTATGGGCTACATACAAGTTTAATGATTCTTTTTTCTTTGCTAAACGCCAGCTCTTATTTGCAGGGCTTGGAGTATGCGCGATGTTTGTCATCATGAATATTGATTATTGGATGTGGCGTACGTGGGCGAAGCCAATTGTAATCATTTGCTTTGTTATGCTGGTACTTGTATTGATTCCGGGAGTAGGGCTAGTACGGAATGGGTCGCAAAGTTGGATAGGAGTTGGAGCGTTTTCGATTCAGCCTTCAGAATTTATGAAGTTTGCTATGATTATATTTTTAGCGAAATATTTATCAGAAAACCAGAAGAAGATTACGTCTTTTAGAAAAGGCATGTTACCGGCGTTATTACTGGTTTTCTTACCGTTTGGCATTATTATGATGCAGCCGGATTTAGGAACGGGAACGGTGCTTGTTGGAACTTGTTTAGTCATGATTTTTGTTTCAGGAGCAAAAGTAAGTCACTTTGCAGGTCTTGGGTTGCTTGGCGTTGCCGGTTTTGTAGGGCTTGTTTTATCGGCTCCTTATCGGATTAAACGCATCACTTCATTTTTAAATCCTTGGGAAGATCCGCTTGGAAGCGGGTTTCAAATCATTCAATCTCTTTATGCAATTGGGCCAGGGGGATTGCTTGGATTAGGGTTAGGGCAAAGCAGACAAAAGTTCTTTTATTTGCCGGAGCCTCAAACTGATTTTATTTTTGCTATTCTGGCAGAAGAGCTCGGTTTCATTGGCGGAACGCTTGTTCTTCTTTTGTTTAGCTTATTGCTTTGGAGAGGAATTAAAGTAGCGCTCGGAGCTCCTGATCTTTACGGAACGTTTTTAGCCTTAGGAATTATTTCAATGGTTGCGATTCAAGTCATGATTAATATAGGCGTGGTAACAGGTCTTATGCCTGTTACGGGAATTACGCTTCCATTTTTAAGTTACGGCGGATCATCGCTGACGCTCATGCTGGCAGCAGTTGGAGTTTTGTTAAATGTTAGTAGATATTCTCGCTATTAA